A genomic stretch from Lysobacter ciconiae includes:
- the ppc gene encoding phosphoenolpyruvate carboxylase has translation MSIDNDSTTATNDDSLRTVTFAAVDTFLREDVNLLGGMVGNILAEQRSPDFLAEVEALRRAAISRRENDQPVTELAEALAGHELQKASDLGRAFSTYFQAVNLAERVHRIRRRRDHERAEQGAQPGGLLDVVGSLAEQGVEAAELSELLPRMRIEPVFTAHPTEAVRRVLLHKERQIVRSLVNDIDRNRTPAERRADHGRIRMALTASWQTVEAPSAKPSVADEFEHVGFYLSEVLYRVLPVFFEHFEAALRERYGDAVELPDVLGFGSWVGGDMDGNPNVGADTIADTLAGQRALVLAAYRRDIARLADLLSQSLSRVSVSDAVIGQVAAYRELLPKASAELHPRHADMPYRNLLMLMAARLRATSHDEATGYPDAASFVADIECIHASLMANRGEHAGDFVLRRLLRRARCFGFHLASLDLRQDSSVHDAALAALLQDPQWPERSAQERADRLHRMMAGDLVPADADADASEAVRTLDVFRAVARLRPRYGERVFGPYIISMSRSAADALAVLALARVAGCVEPADAGADAAPVVPLDVAPLFETVADLEAADATMRALFGDPVYRAHLAARGNRQLVMLGYSDSAKDGGIIASRWALQQSQVALTALARESGVRIVFFHGRGGSASRGGSKTERAVIAAPRGSVDGVLRLTEQGEVIHRKYGTRAIALRNLEQAAGAVMRATLRPRPLDARAPRWRALAAELARDSSAHYRALVHQHPDFSAYFRAVTPIDVIERLRIGSRPAKRIGSGGAESLRAIPWVFSWSQNRSGLTTWYGVGTALERGLERHGTDAYAELARDWPFFATLIDDVEMVLAKSDLGIFECYSQLARDTPSVTGKPDLHAQMFPAIAAEFRRTRDAVLAIKGEDELLNGDQRLQQSIRLRNPYVDPISLLQVDLLKRWRASGREDGKLLQVLMATVNGIAAGIQNTG, from the coding sequence ATGAGCATAGACAACGATTCCACTACCGCTACCAACGACGATTCGCTGCGCACGGTGACGTTCGCGGCGGTCGATACGTTCCTGCGCGAGGACGTCAACCTGCTGGGCGGCATGGTCGGCAATATCCTCGCCGAGCAGCGCAGCCCGGACTTCCTCGCCGAGGTGGAAGCGCTGCGCCGGGCCGCGATCAGCCGGCGCGAGAACGACCAGCCCGTCACCGAACTGGCCGAGGCACTGGCCGGCCACGAGTTGCAGAAGGCCAGCGATCTGGGCCGCGCCTTCTCCACCTATTTCCAGGCGGTGAACCTGGCCGAGCGCGTGCACCGCATCCGCCGCCGGCGCGACCACGAGCGCGCCGAGCAGGGCGCCCAACCCGGCGGCCTGCTTGACGTGGTCGGTTCTCTCGCCGAGCAGGGCGTGGAAGCGGCCGAGTTGTCTGAACTGCTGCCGCGCATGCGCATCGAGCCGGTGTTCACCGCCCATCCGACCGAGGCCGTTCGCCGCGTGCTGCTGCACAAGGAGCGCCAGATCGTGCGCAGCCTGGTCAACGACATCGACCGCAACCGCACGCCCGCCGAGCGCCGCGCCGACCACGGCCGCATACGCATGGCCCTGACCGCCAGCTGGCAGACCGTCGAGGCGCCCTCGGCCAAGCCCAGCGTCGCCGACGAGTTCGAGCACGTCGGGTTTTACCTGTCCGAGGTGTTGTACCGGGTGCTGCCGGTGTTCTTCGAGCACTTCGAGGCCGCGTTGCGCGAGCGCTACGGCGATGCGGTCGAATTACCGGACGTGCTGGGTTTCGGCAGCTGGGTCGGCGGCGACATGGACGGCAACCCCAACGTGGGCGCGGACACCATCGCCGACACCCTGGCCGGACAGCGCGCGCTGGTGCTGGCCGCCTACCGCCGTGACATCGCCCGCCTGGCCGACCTGCTCAGCCAGTCGCTCAGCCGGGTGTCGGTGAGCGATGCGGTGATCGGGCAGGTGGCCGCCTACCGCGAACTGCTGCCGAAGGCGTCGGCCGAGCTGCACCCGCGCCACGCCGACATGCCGTACCGCAACCTGTTGATGCTGATGGCGGCCCGGCTGCGCGCGACCAGCCACGACGAGGCCACCGGTTATCCCGACGCCGCCAGCTTCGTCGCCGACATCGAGTGCATCCACGCCAGCCTGATGGCCAACCGCGGCGAGCATGCCGGGGACTTCGTGCTGCGACGGCTGCTGCGGCGCGCGCGCTGCTTCGGCTTCCACCTCGCCAGCCTCGACCTGCGCCAGGACTCGTCGGTGCACGACGCCGCGCTGGCGGCTCTCCTGCAGGATCCGCAATGGCCCGAGCGCAGCGCGCAGGAGCGGGCCGACCGCCTGCACCGGATGATGGCGGGCGATCTGGTTCCTGCCGACGCCGACGCCGACGCCAGCGAGGCGGTGCGTACCCTGGATGTCTTCCGCGCCGTGGCCCGGTTGCGGCCGCGCTACGGCGAGCGCGTGTTCGGCCCCTACATCATCAGCATGAGCCGCAGCGCCGCCGATGCGCTGGCGGTGTTGGCGCTGGCGCGCGTGGCCGGGTGCGTGGAGCCCGCAGACGCCGGCGCGGACGCGGCGCCGGTGGTGCCGCTGGACGTGGCGCCGCTGTTCGAGACCGTGGCCGACCTGGAGGCGGCCGATGCCACGATGCGCGCGTTGTTCGGCGACCCGGTGTACCGCGCCCACCTGGCGGCGCGCGGCAACCGCCAGCTGGTCATGCTGGGCTACTCGGACAGTGCCAAGGACGGCGGCATCATCGCCTCGCGCTGGGCGCTGCAGCAGAGCCAGGTGGCGCTGACTGCGCTGGCCCGCGAGAGTGGCGTGCGCATCGTGTTCTTTCACGGCCGCGGCGGTTCGGCCAGCCGGGGCGGCAGCAAGACCGAGCGCGCCGTGATCGCCGCGCCGCGCGGATCGGTGGATGGCGTGTTGCGCTTGACCGAGCAGGGCGAGGTGATCCATCGCAAGTACGGCACCCGTGCGATCGCCCTGCGCAACCTGGAGCAGGCGGCCGGCGCGGTCATGCGGGCCACCCTGCGACCGCGGCCTTTGGATGCGCGCGCGCCGCGCTGGCGGGCGCTGGCGGCCGAGCTGGCCCGCGATTCGAGCGCCCACTACCGGGCACTGGTCCACCAGCATCCGGATTTTTCCGCCTACTTCCGCGCCGTCACCCCGATCGATGTGATCGAGCGGCTGCGGATCGGCTCACGCCCGGCCAAGCGCATCGGCAGCGGAGGGGCGGAATCGCTGCGGGCGATCCCGTGGGTGTTTTCGTGGTCGCAGAACCGCTCCGGGCTGACCACCTGGTACGGCGTGGGCACCGCTCTGGAGCGCGGCCTGGAACGCCACGGCACCGACGCATACGCCGAGCTGGCGCGCGACTGGCCGTTCTTCGCGACCCTGATCGATGACGTGGAGATGGTCCTGGCCAAGTCGGACCTGGGCATTTTCGAGTGCTATTCGCAGCTGGCCCGAGACACCCCGTCGGTCACCGGCAAACCGGACCTGCACGCGCAGATGTTCCCGGCCATCGCCGCCGAATTCCGCCGCACCCGCGACGCCGTGCTGGCGATCAAGGGCGAGGACGAGCTGCTCAACGGCGACCAGCGCCTGCAGCAGTCGATCCGGCTGCGCAACCCCTACGTGGACCCGATCAGCCTGTTGCAGGTCGACCTGCTGAAGCGCTGGCGCGCGAGTGGGCGCGAGGACGGCAAGCTGCTGCAGGTGCTGATGGCGACCGTCAACGGCATCGCCGCCGGGATCCAGAACACCGGTTGA
- a CDS encoding glutamate--cysteine ligase has product MSGPSHVEQAVIESRNQLVDYLSSGTRERDDWRIGTEHEKFGFHFDDLRPPTFDGERGIEALLKGLVQFGWAPVEEHGRVIALTRDAASVSLEPAGQLELSGAPLENLHETCREASSHLREVRAVAEPMGLGFLGMGFQPKWRRDEMPWMPKGRYKIMREYMPKVGSLGLDMMTRTCTVQVNLDVASEADMVKKFRVSLALQSIATALFADSPFTEGKPNGFLSYRSHIWTDTDNDRSGMLDFVFEDGFGYERYVDYLLDVPMYFIQRGDNYIDAAGQSFRDYMAGKLPAHPGQLPTLQDWADHTTTAFPEVRLKKYLEMRGADTGPWNRICALPAFWTGLLYDDSALDAAWDLVKDYSLEELHALRNGVPRQAFKLPFRKGTVLDVAREALQISAHGLARRARLNDVGSDETIFLSPLMELVEAGETPAERKLALYHGVWGGSVDPVFREFAY; this is encoded by the coding sequence GTGTCCGGTCCCAGTCATGTAGAACAAGCCGTGATCGAATCCCGCAACCAGCTGGTGGATTACCTCAGCTCGGGCACGCGCGAGCGCGACGACTGGCGGATCGGTACCGAGCACGAGAAGTTCGGCTTCCATTTCGATGACCTGCGGCCGCCGACCTTCGACGGCGAGCGCGGGATCGAGGCGCTGCTCAAGGGCCTGGTCCAGTTTGGCTGGGCGCCGGTGGAGGAGCACGGCCGGGTGATCGCACTGACCCGCGATGCCGCGTCGGTGTCGCTGGAGCCGGCCGGGCAGCTGGAGCTGTCCGGAGCGCCGCTGGAGAACCTGCACGAGACCTGCCGCGAGGCGTCCTCGCACCTGCGCGAGGTGCGCGCCGTCGCCGAGCCGATGGGACTGGGTTTCCTGGGCATGGGCTTCCAGCCCAAGTGGCGCCGCGACGAGATGCCGTGGATGCCCAAGGGCCGCTACAAGATCATGCGCGAGTACATGCCCAAGGTCGGCAGCCTCGGCCTGGACATGATGACCCGCACCTGCACGGTGCAGGTCAACCTGGATGTCGCCTCCGAGGCCGACATGGTGAAGAAGTTCCGCGTGTCGCTGGCGCTGCAGTCGATTGCAACCGCGTTGTTCGCCGACTCGCCGTTCACCGAAGGCAAGCCCAACGGCTTCCTGTCCTACCGCTCGCACATCTGGACCGACACCGACAACGATCGCAGCGGCATGCTGGATTTCGTCTTCGAGGACGGATTCGGTTACGAGCGCTACGTCGACTACCTGCTCGATGTGCCGATGTACTTCATCCAGCGCGGCGACAACTACATCGATGCGGCCGGCCAGTCGTTCCGCGACTACATGGCCGGCAAGCTGCCGGCGCACCCGGGCCAGCTGCCGACGCTGCAGGACTGGGCCGACCACACCACCACGGCGTTCCCCGAGGTGCGGCTGAAGAAATACCTGGAGATGCGCGGCGCCGACACCGGGCCGTGGAACCGGATCTGCGCCCTGCCGGCGTTCTGGACCGGCCTGCTGTACGACGACAGCGCGCTGGATGCCGCTTGGGACCTGGTCAAGGATTACAGCCTTGAGGAGCTGCACGCGCTGCGCAACGGCGTGCCGCGGCAGGCGTTCAAGCTGCCGTTCCGCAAGGGCACCGTGCTGGACGTGGCCCGCGAGGCGCTGCAGATCTCCGCCCACGGACTGGCCCGGCGCGCGCGCCTGAACGATGTGGGCAGCGACGAGACGATCTTCCTGTCGCCGCTGATGGAGCTGGTCGAGGCCGGCGAGACGCCCGCCGAGCGCAAGCTCGCGCTGTATCACGGCGTCTGGGGCGGCAGCGTGGACCCGGTATTCCGCGAGTTCGCCTACTGA
- the yihA gene encoding ribosome biogenesis GTP-binding protein YihA/YsxC gives MANPLIRAQYLLAAHTPAQLPPDGGYEVAFAGRSNAGKSSALNAICQQNALARVSKTPGRTQQLVFFELPPSTDRFLVDLPGYGYAKVPKDLQAHWQAFLDRYFRTREALKGLVVVMDIRHPLKEYDRQMLGYAVSRGLPAHAILTKADKLSRGAQGTALLEVRKALKAEHGDAVTAQLFSGESKLGVDEARRVIEGWLEL, from the coding sequence ATGGCCAATCCCCTTATCCGTGCGCAGTACCTGCTGGCGGCGCACACGCCGGCGCAACTGCCGCCTGACGGCGGCTACGAGGTCGCGTTCGCCGGCCGCTCCAACGCCGGCAAGTCCAGCGCGCTCAACGCGATCTGCCAGCAGAACGCGCTGGCGCGGGTGTCCAAGACCCCGGGCCGCACCCAGCAACTGGTGTTTTTCGAACTCCCGCCGAGCACCGACCGCTTCCTCGTCGATCTGCCCGGCTACGGCTACGCCAAGGTGCCCAAGGACCTGCAGGCGCACTGGCAGGCCTTTCTTGACCGCTATTTCCGTACCCGCGAGGCGCTCAAGGGCCTGGTGGTGGTGATGGACATCCGCCATCCGCTGAAGGAGTACGACAGGCAGATGCTGGGCTACGCGGTCAGCCGTGGCCTGCCGGCGCACGCGATCCTGACCAAGGCCGACAAGCTCAGCCGCGGCGCGCAGGGCACCGCCCTGCTGGAAGTGCGCAAGGCGCTCAAGGCCGAGCATGGCGATGCGGTCACCGCGCAGCTGTTTTCCGGCGAGTCCAAGCTCGGTGTCGACGAGGCGCGGCGCGTGATCGAGGGCTGGCTGGAGCTGTGA
- a CDS encoding thiol:disulfide interchange protein DsbA/DsbL, giving the protein MKFRPPLPTSGHARFARLAATVLLAVVPLLACAAPPAPDGLVAGTDYAVIPDGKPFETRPGRIEVVEVFGYTCPHCANFEPALQEWKQRQKPDVNVVSVPAPFGGYWIPYAQAFYAAQSMNLVERTHRDLFRAIHQEHRLPIGGATPQVIAKFYAGYGVDADDFAAAMTGKPVQEKLVAARDFLARSEVEGTPTLIVAGKYRVMGKSSDDVLRITDALVNRERAALARQKK; this is encoded by the coding sequence ATGAAGTTCCGCCCCCCCCTGCCCACCTCCGGCCACGCCCGGTTTGCCCGGCTGGCCGCCACCGTCCTGCTTGCCGTCGTCCCCCTGCTGGCCTGCGCGGCGCCGCCCGCGCCGGATGGGCTGGTCGCGGGCACCGATTACGCCGTGATTCCCGATGGCAAGCCGTTCGAGACACGCCCCGGCAGGATCGAAGTGGTCGAGGTCTTCGGCTACACCTGCCCGCACTGCGCGAATTTCGAGCCAGCGCTGCAGGAGTGGAAGCAGCGGCAGAAGCCCGATGTCAACGTGGTGTCGGTCCCGGCACCCTTCGGTGGGTACTGGATTCCTTACGCGCAGGCGTTCTACGCCGCGCAATCGATGAACCTGGTCGAGCGCACCCACCGCGACCTGTTCCGGGCCATCCACCAGGAGCACCGCTTGCCGATCGGCGGCGCCACGCCGCAGGTCATCGCGAAGTTCTACGCCGGCTACGGCGTGGACGCGGACGATTTCGCCGCCGCGATGACCGGCAAGCCGGTCCAGGAAAAACTGGTCGCGGCGCGGGATTTCCTTGCGCGCAGTGAGGTGGAAGGGACGCCAACGCTGATCGTGGCTGGCAAGTACCGCGTGATGGGCAAGAGTTCCGATGACGTCCTGCGCATCACCGACGCGCTGGTCAACCGCGAGCGCGCCGCGCTGGCCCGGCAAAAGAAATAG
- a CDS encoding thiol:disulfide interchange protein DsbA/DsbL — MSLLPRFGLTLAALLALSACSSQAPSGANGDAAPASKPAQPAANNASPSTATSAANGGDATATQTAPRNAQAGGSETLVRTPGPIVPPRGPAPVAGVDYVEIPNGQPFQPGTNKIEVVEVFGYTCPACASFEPLVTAWAAKLPEDVQFTPLAAPFGGFWDPFAKAFYAAQSNGLLAQSHDAMFNAVHLERSLAPDAKEDQIAQFYSRFGADPKQFANTMASFGVKAKMSRARKFIQGAGVDSTPNLVVDGKYRITGKSWEQNLEIAEHLIAAERAARSTAGAGGDTAPVDAGAATDQD, encoded by the coding sequence ATGTCCTTGTTGCCCCGCTTCGGCCTGACCCTGGCAGCCCTGCTCGCCCTTTCGGCCTGCTCATCGCAGGCGCCCTCCGGTGCCAACGGCGATGCCGCGCCTGCGTCGAAACCCGCGCAGCCCGCCGCCAACAATGCCTCGCCGTCCACCGCAACCTCTGCGGCCAACGGCGGCGACGCGACGGCCACCCAGACCGCGCCGCGAAACGCCCAGGCCGGCGGCTCGGAGACCCTGGTGCGCACTCCGGGTCCAATCGTCCCTCCCAGGGGTCCGGCGCCGGTTGCGGGAGTGGACTACGTGGAAATCCCCAACGGTCAGCCGTTCCAGCCGGGCACCAACAAGATCGAAGTGGTCGAAGTGTTCGGCTACACCTGCCCGGCCTGTGCCAGCTTTGAGCCGCTGGTGACCGCGTGGGCCGCCAAGCTGCCCGAGGACGTCCAGTTCACGCCGCTGGCGGCGCCGTTCGGCGGCTTCTGGGACCCGTTTGCGAAGGCCTTCTACGCCGCACAGTCCAACGGACTGCTGGCGCAGAGCCATGACGCGATGTTCAATGCCGTCCACCTGGAGCGCAGCCTGGCGCCGGACGCGAAAGAGGACCAGATTGCCCAGTTCTACAGCCGCTTCGGCGCCGACCCCAAGCAGTTCGCCAACACCATGGCCAGCTTCGGCGTGAAGGCGAAGATGAGCCGCGCGCGCAAGTTCATCCAGGGCGCGGGGGTCGATTCCACCCCGAATCTCGTCGTCGACGGCAAGTACCGCATCACCGGCAAGAGCTGGGAGCAGAACCTGGAGATCGCCGAGCACCTGATCGCCGCCGAACGGGCCGCCAGGTCCACCGCCGGTGCGGGCGGTGACACCGCCCCGGTCGATGCGGGCGCCGCGACCGACCAGGACTGA
- a CDS encoding endonuclease/exonuclease/phosphatase family protein, with amino-acid sequence MLSANIQAGSSTRGYHDYVARSWSHVLPAGNKRGSLDLIAKLAGQYDIVGLNEADPGSLRSGFTNQTEYLARHGGFDYWSHQPNRRMGGVASSANGLLSKLQPIEVTDHSLPGRISGRGVLLARFGEGDDGLVVAIAHLSLGANSRSTQLGFIAELLQDHRHAVLMGDFNCAVERPEMQALFRNTRLQPPACAVPTFPSWQPQRAIDHILISSGLGCSGAQAMPAAQSDHLALSLELDVPDAALR; translated from the coding sequence CTGCTCAGCGCGAACATCCAGGCCGGCTCCAGCACGCGCGGGTATCACGATTACGTGGCACGCAGCTGGTCGCACGTGCTGCCGGCCGGCAACAAGCGCGGCAGTCTGGACCTGATCGCCAAACTGGCCGGCCAGTACGACATCGTGGGTCTCAACGAGGCCGATCCGGGCAGCCTGCGTTCGGGCTTCACCAATCAGACCGAGTACCTGGCGCGGCATGGCGGCTTCGATTACTGGAGCCACCAGCCCAACCGGCGCATGGGCGGCGTCGCGTCCAGCGCCAACGGCCTGCTGAGCAAACTGCAGCCGATCGAGGTCACCGACCACTCGCTGCCCGGACGCATTTCCGGCCGCGGCGTATTGCTGGCGCGTTTCGGCGAAGGCGACGACGGCCTGGTGGTCGCCATCGCCCATCTGTCGCTGGGCGCCAACTCGCGCAGCACCCAGTTGGGCTTCATCGCCGAGCTGCTGCAGGACCACCGCCACGCGGTCCTCATGGGCGACTTCAACTGCGCGGTCGAGCGTCCGGAAATGCAGGCCCTGTTCCGCAACACCCGACTGCAACCGCCCGCCTGCGCGGTGCCCACCTTCCCCAGCTGGCAGCCGCAGCGCGCGATCGACCACATCCTGATCAGCAGCGGCCTGGGCTGCTCGGGCGCACAGGCGATGCCCGCCGCACAGTCCGACCATCTGGCGCTGTCATTGGAGCTCGACGTGCCGGACGCGGCGCTGCGCTGA
- a CDS encoding TonB-dependent receptor — protein MNAPCRHPLVAAVALCLLGASLPAAAQQPPTADGQQDGRSATTLDSVQVTGTRIRKAEIESQTPVQTLTREDIDRTGLTSVGDILQELTGSGSALNTKFNSSGNFGFSPNGDGVGAGSAQVDLRNLGAKRVLVLVDGVRWVNESSASGVGATTDLNTIPLALVERIDVLEDGASSLYGSDAIAGVVNIITRRDFDGGQVTLNYGQYGKGDGTQKGLDLAWGMNTERSNFFIGASRVEQDPIYASTREQSRFPTPGTGLTFGSSGTPRGRFILIDPNTGAELDLTPNQGDNDPFYDPAQTGCDRTDGFHCFATADRFNFAEYNMLLTPSTRTGVFGQYRFYFNDRVQAYAKVLANRRESVNQAAPEPLFLGADAGTGNAYADGMFVSAANPYNPFGFDLVSVDDPNTPQNDINLVMIGRRPVEGGPRVYEQNVDTRYFAAGLEGRFDAGDRSWFWDANFSTAKNEARQTNYGSYDIRNIAIALGDPAICAATPGCVPLNVFGGPGTLTPDMLAWIQPVVRDRSEQTLDVFSANISGDLAELWAGPLSFAAGAEHRRYEGSYQPDALTVAGFYNGVPSLPTSGDYNVSEAYVELNVPLLKPDTFGKRLELSLAGRYSDYSTFGSQFTPKYGLRWQVADELLLRATYAEGFRAPSIGELFGSASRADLQISDPCLIGLDGSAPQGNPANCAALGVPTGAVQANSQISVTTGGNRDLEPETVRSFTTGLVFSPGFASGASWSDRLDLELTYYRHSLEGAVQAIDAQTQLDLCVQTLDPLYCDGITRSSIGGINSFSNRLTNLGSIKTDGWDANLFWSLPETAAGRFKLSWQNTLVTRYEAVGAAGQVQPRAVGIEVNDSAIPDWTSTARLDWRRDQWNASWSVRHISELKEDCGDAVAFAVCSHPADGTNTLPATTYNDLQVGYRFDWQQGLQLTAGVNNLADKDPPICLSCSLNGYDASTYDIPGGRYFYLRADLRF, from the coding sequence ATGAACGCACCTTGTCGCCACCCACTGGTGGCCGCTGTCGCGCTGTGCCTGTTGGGCGCATCGCTGCCCGCCGCCGCGCAGCAACCCCCAACCGCCGACGGCCAGCAGGACGGCCGCAGCGCGACCACCCTGGACAGTGTCCAGGTCACCGGTACCCGTATCCGCAAGGCGGAGATTGAAAGCCAGACGCCGGTGCAGACGCTTACCCGAGAGGACATCGACCGCACCGGCCTGACCTCGGTGGGCGACATCCTGCAGGAGCTGACCGGCTCGGGTTCGGCGCTCAACACCAAGTTCAACTCCTCGGGCAACTTCGGTTTCTCGCCCAATGGCGACGGCGTGGGTGCCGGCTCGGCCCAGGTCGACCTGCGCAACCTGGGCGCAAAGCGTGTGCTGGTACTGGTCGACGGCGTGCGCTGGGTCAACGAGTCCTCCGCGTCGGGGGTCGGCGCAACCACCGACCTGAACACGATCCCGCTGGCGCTGGTGGAGCGCATCGATGTGCTCGAGGACGGCGCGTCCTCGCTGTACGGCTCCGACGCGATCGCCGGCGTGGTCAACATCATCACCCGGCGCGACTTCGACGGCGGCCAGGTGACCCTGAACTACGGCCAGTACGGCAAGGGCGACGGCACCCAGAAGGGGCTGGACCTGGCCTGGGGCATGAACACCGAGCGCAGCAATTTCTTCATCGGCGCCAGCCGCGTGGAGCAGGACCCCATCTACGCCAGCACCCGCGAGCAGTCGCGCTTTCCCACCCCGGGCACCGGGCTGACCTTCGGCAGCTCGGGCACGCCGCGCGGGCGATTCATCCTGATCGATCCCAACACCGGGGCCGAGCTCGACCTGACGCCCAACCAGGGCGACAACGACCCGTTCTACGACCCGGCGCAGACCGGCTGCGATCGCACCGACGGGTTCCACTGTTTTGCGACCGCCGACCGGTTCAACTTCGCCGAATACAACATGCTGCTGACGCCGTCCACGCGCACCGGCGTGTTCGGCCAGTACCGCTTCTACTTCAACGACAGGGTGCAGGCCTACGCCAAGGTGCTGGCCAACCGGCGCGAGTCGGTCAATCAGGCCGCGCCGGAGCCGCTGTTCCTGGGCGCGGATGCGGGTACCGGCAACGCGTATGCCGACGGCATGTTCGTCTCGGCGGCCAATCCGTACAACCCGTTCGGCTTCGACCTGGTCTCGGTGGATGATCCGAACACCCCGCAGAACGACATCAACCTGGTCATGATCGGCCGGCGCCCGGTCGAGGGTGGACCGCGCGTCTACGAGCAGAACGTCGACACGCGTTACTTCGCTGCCGGGCTGGAGGGTCGGTTCGACGCCGGCGATCGCTCGTGGTTCTGGGACGCCAACTTCTCCACCGCCAAGAACGAGGCGCGCCAGACCAACTACGGCAGTTACGACATCCGCAACATCGCCATCGCCCTGGGCGACCCGGCCATCTGTGCGGCGACCCCGGGTTGCGTGCCGCTGAACGTGTTTGGCGGACCGGGCACGCTGACTCCGGACATGCTGGCCTGGATCCAGCCGGTGGTGCGTGATCGCAGCGAGCAGACGCTGGACGTGTTCAGCGCCAACATCTCCGGCGATCTGGCGGAGCTGTGGGCGGGTCCGCTTTCCTTCGCCGCCGGCGCCGAACACCGCCGCTACGAGGGGTCCTACCAGCCCGACGCGCTGACGGTCGCGGGTTTCTACAACGGCGTGCCATCGCTGCCGACGTCGGGGGACTACAACGTCAGCGAGGCGTATGTTGAACTCAACGTGCCGCTGCTCAAGCCCGATACCTTCGGCAAGAGGCTGGAGCTGAGCCTGGCGGGGCGGTACTCGGACTACTCGACCTTTGGCAGCCAGTTCACGCCCAAGTACGGACTGCGCTGGCAGGTCGCCGACGAGCTGCTGTTGCGCGCGACCTATGCCGAGGGGTTCCGGGCGCCATCCATCGGCGAGCTGTTCGGCTCGGCCAGCCGCGCCGACCTGCAGATCAGCGATCCGTGCCTGATCGGCCTGGATGGCAGCGCGCCGCAAGGCAATCCTGCCAACTGCGCCGCGCTGGGCGTGCCCACCGGCGCGGTGCAGGCCAACAGCCAGATCTCGGTCACCACCGGCGGCAACCGCGACCTGGAGCCGGAAACCGTGCGCAGCTTTACCACCGGGCTGGTGTTCAGTCCGGGATTCGCCAGCGGCGCTTCATGGTCGGACCGGCTCGACCTGGAACTGACCTACTATCGCCACAGCCTGGAGGGGGCGGTACAGGCCATCGACGCGCAGACCCAGCTGGACCTGTGCGTGCAGACCCTGGACCCGCTGTACTGCGACGGCATCACCCGCTCCTCGATCGGCGGCATCAACAGTTTCAGCAACCGGCTCACCAACCTGGGATCCATCAAGACCGACGGATGGGATGCCAACCTCTTCTGGTCGTTGCCGGAGACCGCGGCCGGACGGTTCAAGCTGTCCTGGCAGAACACGCTGGTCACGCGTTACGAGGCAGTCGGTGCCGCCGGGCAGGTGCAGCCGCGCGCGGTGGGGATCGAGGTCAATGACAGCGCGATCCCTGACTGGACCTCGACGGCGCGGCTGGATTGGCGCCGCGACCAATGGAACGCCTCATGGAGCGTGCGCCACATCAGCGAGCTGAAGGAGGACTGCGGCGATGCGGTCGCCTTTGCGGTGTGCAGCCATCCGGCTGACGGCACCAACACCCTGCCGGCCACCACCTACAACGACCTGCAGGTCGGCTACCGCTTCGACTGGCAGCAGGGCCTGCAGTTGACCGCAGGCGTCAACAACCTGGCCGACAAGGATCCGCCGATCTGCCTGTCGTGCTCGCTCAACGGCTATGACGCGTCGACCTACGACATCCCGGGCGGCCGCTATTTCTATCTGCGTGCCGACCTGAGGTTCTGA
- a CDS encoding sulfite exporter TauE/SafE family protein, with protein sequence MSAWWLLFPLLGVVAGVLAGLLGVGGGLVLVAALVWLLPLVGVPPEAAMHAALASSLASIILTAAASARAHARRGSVLWPTVAWMVPGLLAGGWLGSGAAVQIGDDVLRWIVAGYCLLAAAQLQFGRPRDESATGQAAPRGWPILAAGGGIGALSAVVGIGGGSMTVPLLVWRGVAPVRAVGTSSACGVAIGFASAVGYAMHAPAGALPAHAIGYVYLPAAIGVAIASIFAAPLGTRLAHRLHGDALKRIFAVFLVVVAVSLLVTGAF encoded by the coding sequence ATGAGCGCGTGGTGGCTGTTGTTTCCCCTGTTGGGCGTCGTGGCGGGCGTGCTTGCCGGCTTGCTGGGCGTGGGCGGCGGGCTGGTCCTGGTGGCGGCGCTGGTGTGGCTGCTGCCGCTGGTGGGGGTGCCGCCGGAAGCGGCGATGCACGCCGCGCTGGCCAGTTCGCTGGCCAGCATCATCCTTACCGCCGCCGCGTCCGCCCGTGCCCACGCGCGGCGCGGCAGCGTGCTGTGGCCGACGGTGGCGTGGATGGTGCCGGGGCTGTTGGCGGGCGGCTGGCTGGGCAGCGGGGCGGCGGTCCAGATCGGTGACGACGTGCTGCGCTGGATCGTCGCCGGCTACTGCCTGCTGGCGGCGGCGCAACTGCAGTTCGGCCGACCGCGAGACGAATCCGCAACCGGGCAGGCGGCGCCGCGAGGCTGGCCCATCCTCGCCGCCGGCGGCGGCATCGGCGCGCTGTCGGCAGTAGTCGGGATCGGCGGCGGCAGCATGACGGTGCCGCTGCTGGTGTGGCGCGGCGTTGCGCCGGTGCGCGCGGTCGGCACCTCGTCGGCGTGCGGCGTGGCGATCGGATTCGCCAGCGCGGTAGGTTATGCGATGCACGCGCCGGCCGGGGCCTTGCCCGCGCATGCCATCGGCTATGTCTACCTGCCGGCGGCGATCGGCGTGGCCATCGCCTCGATCTTTGCCGCGCCACTGGGCACGCGGCTGGCGCACCGCCTGCACGGAGATGCGCTGAAGCGGATATTCGCGGTGTTCCTGGTGGTGGTGGCGGTGAGCCTGCTGGTGACCGGCGCATTTTGA